DNA sequence from the Odontesthes bonariensis isolate fOdoBon6 chromosome 18, fOdoBon6.hap1, whole genome shotgun sequence genome:
TCCCAACTGTTTGTCTGCTATGGGGCAGCAAAAAGGGGGTTGCCTCTTTCAAAGCAAAGGCTGTCCCATTGGCTAGTAGAGGTTATTTCCCATGCCTATAAGGCACGGGGGATGCAAGCCCCTCCTGGTATGAGAGCTCATTCTACCAGAAGTATGGCAACGTCCTGGGCTGCCCTCAGGGGAGTACCAGCAGACGATATCTGTGCAGCGGCCTCATGGTCTACGCCATGCACTTTTACTAGGTTTTATAGGGTGGATGTAACTCGCCCAGCTTCGGTCGGCGACGCCGCCCTCATGTCCGTGACCGAGCGAGGTTTTAATAATTAGCTTTTATGTCCTTCGCGACCATTTTGGTATTTGTCATCCCTTTTTAAGACCGTAGTGACGGTCAGAGTGAGGTCGAAACAGATCGTGAGTTACGAATGTAACTACGGATCTGTGAGACCGAGGGATGACCGTCACTATCTTTTGTCGCTCAGAACAGCCTGAGGCGCTCAAGGTAGGAGACTGAACCGGGAGCAATCCCTGCTATTTGTTAACGCAGGTCGTTCTGCTTCCGGAGGTCACGGGCGTGACGTTTTTGACATATGGTTTCGGTGATAGGCAGAACGAAGGTGATCATTCCTTTTTAAGACCGTAGTGACGGTCATCCCTCGGTCTCACAGATCCGTAGTTACATTCGTAACTCAGGTTGTGTTTGTCAGCGTCGGAGTGTGTTATTACAACCTGTGTGTGTTCGTAGGCAGGACGCAAGGCGACGAAGGCACTTTAGAGATCAAACCGGTAACAGGATCACACTGGAGGCTGTACTCAACACAACGTGTTCAAAGTGCGGCTGCAAGGGTACGACATCATCACGAGTAATATGGGTGTCATATCTTAAAGCAGCAAACACATAGATCTTATTTGTCTAATTCTTAATTCAGTTTGTCATATCTTTTGAAGTCACTTTTGCAGCAGGTTTTAATAACTCCTCACCGCTTTCAGGTCATTTTACAAAGGACTGCTTCTCTGCTCCGGGACTGCAGTACGCTCTTTTGCCTGAAGAGGACGACGACGAGCCACAGCGGCAGCAGACATCTGCGGTCACGCCACAGCAAGACTCagacagaaagaagaaaaagaaggtgAAAATGAAACGGATAAGAAAACCTACATGGCTctcacttccttttttttccatctctccTCAGCTGACTCCAGTGATGTGATCACACATGTCTGCATTTGTTGCTTCAACAGAACTCTTGACTTTCTGAAAAACACAGGCAGATTTTGTGCTgacataaacaaaaaaacagtgacTCAGTTTCTCATGAGGAGCAGGAACTGCGGCCAGCTTTTTGCATATTCATGTAGCATCGTCCGAGTTTCTTGTAATTCCTCTTTTAAagctatatttttatttatgtgtcGCACGCTgcaggaaaagaaaatgaagaagaagaagaagagggaaagaaaggagtccgaaagcagcagcagcagcaatgaATGCAAATCCAAGAGGAGGCGCCATGACGACACCCatgaaagagaggaaaaagagaaaaagaagaaacacaaaaaacacaaatcccACAGACACAGCTGACACAGCCGCACCACGAGACCCGGGAATACAGGCACACAATGCAGCTATCACACAGACGCAGACAGGGGAAGTGGATTGCAACAACAAAGTGCTTGACTTCCAGCTTTATATCTACTCGTAATTATTCATAAACCAACAGCTAATGAAAGAATGCCTCATTTTATTTTAGAAGTTTTTCCGCATATGTGGGTAATCGCTTCCTGCTAAAACTCAAGAAGAAATCATACGAGTATCACCGGTTGTCCTGAGGTGACCTCTGGCTCCCTCACAAAGAGAATCAAATATATGTAAGCAATATGGCAGCAAGTGGTGACCCCTTTTGAAAAGTATTGTTTACAACTATCTGGTTTCTGACACTCTGGGAAATCCATTAAGCCGACGCGAGGGGCGTAAGGccgacacacactcacacaaacaaaagGAAATAGTAAAGACACAAACAGGAAATGTAATGCAGCACAAGTGAGCGCAACAGGAACCTCAGCATGTGGCGACATCCTGAGGTTGTGCTCCATTCATTCTGCACCTATGTGTAAATGTCATtgtgtaagtgtgtttgtgAGGTTTACCTCCAGGGGGACACCTCACAGCGCACTCAGCCCTCATCCTGCATGTCAACTGTTAACGTCATTAAAGCTGTTTTTGTCTGTAGCAAAACGCCTCGTGGTTGTCTTTGTTCAAGGACCTTGAAGTCGTAATAAGTTATAGTTGCCGTTTACTGGGAGTCCTTCAGGGACTAGAACGCACACACAGGCCCAACCTTAGGTCATGTTCAGTTAATGTTTTCCAGTAAGGTGGCTGGACCAAGGAAGTTGCACAGCAGAGAGTGCAGGATATGCCTCATTCCATCCAAGTTTAAGACGAGAGAAACTACTGACAGAGAATCAATGTAGTGCCACATCGATCAAGTTTCACGCTTCTGCGTGTGAAATTGTTGAATGAAAGAACTCCAGTGAGTTTCTTGTTTGCATCAGATGGATATGTAATGCAAGATAGTGAGCTTGCACAACCAGAAATTTAAGCTTTCATGGTGTCATTGCACAGAGTGCAGCCTCAGTGAATGTTAGTTAGTGAACCTGCATCTGTTTAGCAAGTATCACTTTGTTTAATTTGACATTAGGCTGGTCCGAATTCCTTCTCTGTGTAGGATAGTCATGCCTCCACTTTTTAAAGATCATCTGATTTCGTGAATCTTTACtaattgttttaaatgattCTGAACTGTTTACAGACAGTTGAAAGTTTGGTGAATATACAAAGTAATTAGAATGAAGGAAACTAGGTGTTAATATGTCTGAATGCGTGTTTCCATTACTGAACAAGACTCAGAAATAATTGTCTAACCACCAGACATACGAACAGGCATCATTTAAGCTCAAGGTAAAAACTTATCTCTATATCCACTTTTAGCTTTCCACTGCATCGTGATATCAGAAAAAGACCCATTGTCATTTAAGTCAGACACCGAGTTCAGATgacttttgttaaaaagtgtttTCAAGAATCAACTTTGTTGGTCAAGCTCAACTTGATATTATTTTCCCATTCATTTATGCCAAACATACACCCCACAGCCATGTTTTATGGGCTCAGCTGGAGTCTTGGAGATCTGATGATGGCGTTGTGGTGTTTGTTATTGCCAATATTAAGTTGGGATGGCCTTGAAAATAGAACACTGAGGTAGCTGAAACTGCACTTGTGAATTCACAAAGCACAACTTTAGCTATCAATGCAGAGGCTTTTTAAGTGGGTTTGGGATCTAACACTTCTACCAAGTGAAGCTACACCAGCTGGACATTCGAACTGTTTCCATTACTTGTAGTTATCGGTTGCTCAGTTTTCATCTATTTGATATTCCTGCTCATtttttttggtatttgtttggttgatttcctttcagtttaGACACAAACATTTCCTCTTCTTTCAAGTCATCGAGATTCACCGGCAGATTCCGTGTGCTCTAAAAAGAAAGTGACTGACAAACAATTCTCAAAGAGCTTATTATTAGAGCTATTAGAGCTATTAGAGCTTATCACATATTTACACAAGCCAGGCACGTTTATTGGAGACATCATCAAACAACTGCAGATTTCAAGATCATCAGTTCAAACGACTGCACATACAGTCAAATTATTGGGAGTTGAACTTTGCCACGGTCTGGAAAAAGACTCAAACTGTAACCCTCGGCTGAGAAGAAAGGGGCTCAGGTGGTGAGGAACAATCTATGAACCACCAAGGCTGAAGGAGAACCGGTGTTTTCGTAAAGAAAGCTTTGCATcgcaatgaaaagaaaagctgCTGTTCCAAAAAGAAGCATAAGATGtcaataataaaaaacatttatttatttgaccaCAGTGATCAGATGCATCTTTGGAGGAGTAAGGGTGATTACGaaaagatttatttatatatctCACTTCTGCTTAACCTCCAACTATCAGCTGGAGTCCTGACAGTTGGCCCAAAATGGGTGTTACAACAGAACCGTGACCTAAAGCACAAATCAGAGCTGCTGGTGGAACTAATGAATGAGGCCAGCAAAGTTTTTTTGAATGGCCTTTCGAAATTCCTCACTTTTGAATATGCCAGGAAACAAAGAAGTGCAAGTGAGCTCCTCCTTGGGACAAACTTCAGTTCTGGGTAAATTTAGAAGGTGGGCTGTCTCTTCCCAGGACCTTTCACCCTACCTCCAGTTGGCACCGAGTCTCTAACACATGACGTGAGGAGGAACGATACAAATTTAGAACTCGCACCTAATTCCTGAGTACAGGACATAACTTCACCCTCACTGCCAGAACGCACTTTAACTGAACGTTCCCCTTGTATAACTAGAGCAAAGGCAAGATACCCACTTgttagcactttgagattttattgtaaatgtaaagtgcgttataaataaaatgtattatttttattacttGTATACGcgcacacagacagaacatgTTAAGCTATAATTAACCTCGCTTCAAGTCCCTGTAAAGCCAGTTGTGATGGAAACAGTGATCGCACACAATGTAGATATGTGCTGCACTGCTGAACCGTTCACTTTGATGTGTGACTAACTGCATTTTCAGGATTGTCACACTCTCAAGTTCTGCTCTTAGCTCATGAGATGTTTTGGTGAGGCTCCCTGAATAAAACTTTGCATAAATGTGTCATGACtgcagctgcaaaaaaaaaaaaaaaaaaaaaaaatatgggcATTAATATAGATAGATCAACTGTAACAACAGGCATGCTTCAacgtaaaaaataaaagagccaGAGTGGACCCGTTTGTCAGTGTGGGACACTTTTattgccatttttttttcagatctCAACATAAAAACTTTTCAAAAATTCCAACACTTTTCCAGGCCATCTTTGGCACCACGCAAAACAATTTccaacaacaaccaaaaaaggaCATACCTGGAGttttattgagaaaaaaaaaaagtcaacaaaTGGTTGGAATTTATTCATTGGTTCTTAGAGAAGAAGGAGGAAAGAAATGAAGGGCAGGGAGATAGGGGGAAGCCACACTCAGCAGTAACGTTAATACTGAAAGTACAGTGAGAATGCACACTGAGAGGAGCCGGCAGTCATACATAGGCCTGTGTTTAAGTGATACTTGGAGGTTTTCTGGGGCATTAACAGATGCAGGTGGGTGTTGTAGTAGGGGTTCAGTGTTGGGTTTTACTCTGCCTTCTCGTAGCGACGTATGCTAACGACATTTCCCATTGAGAGCGTCTGtagcaaagagaaaaaaagacagttAAAAATACAGCGAGCGCCCTTATACCGATGTTAAAAGTGCGCATTCTGTGGAACTTACCAGTGTGAGGTTGCTTCCACTGACTTCCCTGACCAGACTGGTCTCTTTACCGTCCCACCTCTGTATGTGTACCAACTTCCCACCATCTACTGTCACAATGGACTAAAGGTGGAAAAAAATACAGTCAAACATAGTTAATAAACCAGAGTTTACACGCATGAATGGCACTGAATCGAGATAAATCTCCTTctgtatatgtgtgtagtttCTGAGTTACTTGCTTTGCCAGGTTGGTTTTATTTTATGCTACTTTGTACCTGTGTTTAACttctttatctatttattttacacGAATATGAGGAGTTTGCGAAAAAGATACATTTGTACAGATTGCACTACTCTAACAGTTTTAGATAATGCTAAACGTAGCTAATGTAACAGCAGAACAAGCAGAAAGCGACCACAGGATTACTGTAAATCCCAGCCCATAGCAATAGCTAACGTTAGGCAAGGTAAGCTATAGCCTGTGATATCTTGTTATGATAAGAGTGTTTATCCGTGATGGCTTTTCAGCCTGTGAAACTTTGCCTTCCTCAGCTTTAGAAGAAATTTGTTTGTTGTGGATCTTGCGAGTCCTGTGTTGTGTCAGCACGTCTCCATTTTCGTTGACCTTCACCTATCCTACTAGTCTCTCTGACCTGCTTACACCTCAAGAAGAATTACAGGCCCCAAGAGACATATCACAGCCATTTGTTTGGCCATCCATCATCCTTGTGGCTGTGACTATCACAACAGAGAGTTTAAGCGGGCTGGTTTTACAAGAAGTGCTCACCTCAAACAAAAGCGCTTGAAGGGGACTCCTTATACCACTGAACATTCACAACTTTACATGCATTTTCATGATTTACAGTTAAAAATAAATCCATATCTAACTTTTGCAGGCTCTTTATTCAGCCCTTTGGTTCATCCTCGGTCTGAAATGCCCATCTCTTCAAGGCTCTCCTCCCCAAAACCCAACTTTCTTCTAATGGGCCAGAGACCTGAAGCACGTTGGTTTTTCAGCATGGGTTGCAGTCTGAGCATTACTTTAAAATTTAGAAACATTTAGCATATGCATTCAACTCTGTAGCATCGCATGTGTGACATGAAGTATGGAAAAGCAAgacaaaataaattttttaaaagatatttaTCGGGCATGTTGAATCAAAACTATGATAAAACTCttaagattcgatcatctacgACAGCATTTTGTCTGGCGGCccgacctctgacccctcaCCTTAACCTTCCTGTCATCAGCGGTGGTCTCGTCAAACTCCTCTCCCAGTTTGAAGGAAAGCTCTGTGTTCTTGATGGTGCTCTGGGTCTTCACTGTCACCGTGTCACCATCCAAGGAGATGATCGTGGTGGGCTTGGTCAGGTTGCCCACTTTGCGTGTAGCAAAGCCCACacctgcacaaaaaaaaacagccacaaGGGTGCGATGATCAGGGAGAGTTAAAGGAGAGGATTCTTTTATCACATTAAAACATTCACAGATGATCGATAAGATCGGCTTGATGCCAGTTTTCTGGCCACATTTATCTTTAGACAATGACACTGATGGGAAACGTTTCTAAGGGGGGGAATGAGCTAAACATGCTAACAAACTGTGTGCCACCACGTCATGTAAATGTTTGTGTATTGGAGCACCAGGTTTGTAAGTATTTTGTGAGATACTgagccaaaaaaaagaaaaatcctagAAGTCGTTAAAAAAGTTTGGTGGAGCGTGAATATCGGTGGCTGATTCTAAAGAGAAATATCTGGATGGTAATTGTAATATTTCACCACCATCCCTCGAGTGCTAAATGTGGATTTGCCCTCAGAGGTTCCTTCAAAAGAAACCATCTGTCATCTCTATTTGTCTATTATCAGGCCTGCAGCATGTTCTTCAAACACTGCACAGTCCCATTGACCTGCGTGCCTGTCTGGACCTGCAAGCGCAAACAGTTACttgggtgtgtgtctgtgagggaTCACTAGAGTTCATTTCATTGGGCAACAGTGACTCACACCCATCCCTACCAAAGCGGAGAACCTTTTCTGGTTTAGGCTGACAACCAGAAGCCCACAGCAGCACATAAAACAGGCGCTTTAGTGTGTGTGCGGAAGGCTCAAAGTCCTGTGGTTAGAGGTGGAGAGGCCgctggtttccatggcaaccagGGCTGACAAGTCAATGATGATATGCCTCTAAGGTCATGGGCAATGAATCTCTCTGTCAGTCACGCACATACAAAGTGAAATGGTTCAGCGAGCCTCCACACAGCTGTAAAATCCAGCGCACCTGTTCCCATCATCCACACTAAACCGAAGTGTTTCGAGATGTTTTGAAGCCATGTTCTCACTCCAC
Encoded proteins:
- the zcchc17 gene encoding zinc finger CCHC domain-containing protein 17, whose translation is MSDYDSLGREPAGLEGLPPLHSIAKGEVVSVQTYGAFVRLPGYKKEGLVHVSEISASRVENVSEIVDVGEQVWIKVIGREIHGDKIKLSFSMKAVNQGTGRDLDPNNVMAEQDARRRRHFRDQTGNRITLEAVLNTTCSKCGCKGHFTKDCFSAPGLQYALLPEEDDDEPQRQQTSAVTPQQDSDRKKKKKEKKMKKKKKRERKESESSSSSNECKSKRRRHDDTHEREEKEKKKKHKKHKSHRHS
- the fabp3 gene encoding fatty acid-binding protein, heart, which encodes MADAFVGTWNLKESEKFDEYMKELGVGFATRKVGNLTKPTTIISLDGDTVTVKTQSTIKNTELSFKLGEEFDETTADDRKVKSIVTVDGGKLVHIQRWDGKETSLVREVSGSNLTLTLSMGNVVSIRRYEKAE